Proteins from a single region of Hydra vulgaris chromosome 12, alternate assembly HydraT2T_AEP:
- the LOC100211567 gene encoding nicotinamidase isoform X3 produces MKKLNVLTSYFNTLRENQNYKSLSEDEIFAELTKMELYRYEKVLDLPENFVSDVIFNLTNTKLLDNEKEKEIIDYFNKSLVNGIANLRLISKCLRYLLRKETDCLNALIVIDVQNDFISGNLSLKNSPAGQDGEEVVYIINSILDLKLFCSVYYTLDWHKEDHCSFVNNVKKYPLHKSFRSVENPEVFTKVIYDGEIPREQILWPSHCVQNSSGAELHPNLKIIDGAKFIYKGQHSHYDSYSAFWDNSKFSQTELFFHLLDNSIQRIFICGLALDFCVGFTSLDSAEHGFDTFVILDATRGVSENTIEEMKNRMNNAGVKLVTMETLLSFL; encoded by the exons atgaaaaaattgaatgtaCTAACCAGTTACTTTAATACATTGAGggaaaatcaaaattacaaaagtttatCAGAAGATGAAATTTTTGCTGAACTCACTAAAATGGAATt gtaccGATATGAAAAAGTGTTAGATCTTCCAGAAAACTTTGTTAGTGATGTAATATTTAATCttacaaatacaaaacttttggacaatgaaaaagaaaaggaaattatagattactttaataaatCACTG GTTAATGGTATAGCAAATCTTCGATTAATTTCAAAATGTCTTCGCTATCTACTACGAAAA GAAACAGATTGTCTCAATGCACTGATTGTCATAGATGTTCAGAATGATTTTATCTCAGGTAACTTGTCTTTAAAGAATTCTCCTGCTGGTCAAGATGGTGAAGAAGTTGTGTATATTATCAACTCTATATtggatttaaaacttttttgctcAGTGTATTACACATTAGACTGGCATAAAGAAGACCATTGTTCATTtgttaacaatgttaaaaaatatccTCTTCACAAATCTTTCAGATCTGTGGAAAACCCTGAAGTATTTACAAAGGTTATTTATGATGGTGAAATACCAAGAGAGCAGATCCTTTGGCCTTCTCATTGTGTACAAAATTCTTCTGGAGCAGAATTACATCCCAATctcaaa attattGATGGCGCTAAATTCATATATAAAGGTCAACACTCTCACTATGATAGTTATTCGGCATTCTGGGATAACTCTAAGTTCTCTCAAACAGAGCTGTTTTTCCATCTTCTTGATAATAGTATACAAAGAATCTTCATCTGTGGTTTAGCTTTGGATTTCTGTGTGGGTTTTACTTCTTTAGATAGCGCTGAGCATGGGTTTGATACATTTGTAATCTTAGATGCAACCCGTGGTGTGTCAGAGAATACTATTGAAGAGATGAAAAATAGAATGAATAATGCTGGTGTAAAATTAGTAACg atGGAAACGTTGCTGTCTTTTCTATAA
- the LOC100211567 gene encoding nicotinamidase isoform X4: MKILCGVATTSYRYEKVLDLPENFVSDVIFNLTNTKLLDNEKEKEIIDYFNKSLVNGIANLRLISKCLRYLLRKETDCLNALIVIDVQNDFISGNLSLKNSPAGQDGEEVVYIINSILDLKLFCSVYYTLDWHKEDHCSFVNNVKKYPLHKSFRSVENPEVFTKVIYDGEIPREQILWPSHCVQNSSGAELHPNLKIIDGAKFIYKGQHSHYDSYSAFWDNSKFSQTELFFHLLDNSIQRIFICGLALDFCVGFTSLDSAEHGFDTFVILDATRGVSENTIEEMKNRMNNAGVKLVTMETLLSFL, from the exons ATGAAAATTTTATGTGGTGTGGCCACTACTTC gtaccGATATGAAAAAGTGTTAGATCTTCCAGAAAACTTTGTTAGTGATGTAATATTTAATCttacaaatacaaaacttttggacaatgaaaaagaaaaggaaattatagattactttaataaatCACTG GTTAATGGTATAGCAAATCTTCGATTAATTTCAAAATGTCTTCGCTATCTACTACGAAAA GAAACAGATTGTCTCAATGCACTGATTGTCATAGATGTTCAGAATGATTTTATCTCAGGTAACTTGTCTTTAAAGAATTCTCCTGCTGGTCAAGATGGTGAAGAAGTTGTGTATATTATCAACTCTATATtggatttaaaacttttttgctcAGTGTATTACACATTAGACTGGCATAAAGAAGACCATTGTTCATTtgttaacaatgttaaaaaatatccTCTTCACAAATCTTTCAGATCTGTGGAAAACCCTGAAGTATTTACAAAGGTTATTTATGATGGTGAAATACCAAGAGAGCAGATCCTTTGGCCTTCTCATTGTGTACAAAATTCTTCTGGAGCAGAATTACATCCCAATctcaaa attattGATGGCGCTAAATTCATATATAAAGGTCAACACTCTCACTATGATAGTTATTCGGCATTCTGGGATAACTCTAAGTTCTCTCAAACAGAGCTGTTTTTCCATCTTCTTGATAATAGTATACAAAGAATCTTCATCTGTGGTTTAGCTTTGGATTTCTGTGTGGGTTTTACTTCTTTAGATAGCGCTGAGCATGGGTTTGATACATTTGTAATCTTAGATGCAACCCGTGGTGTGTCAGAGAATACTATTGAAGAGATGAAAAATAGAATGAATAATGCTGGTGTAAAATTAGTAACg atGGAAACGTTGCTGTCTTTTCTATAA